In a genomic window of Bemisia tabaci chromosome 1, PGI_BMITA_v3:
- the LOC140225082 gene encoding uncharacterized protein isoform X2: MNEPEPVIKMLGKGLMGGRRVAQLVCTGISVTIPTCHYQQTPTNEEQGVMPSREEEGLLNTTKFIMSKAIILSPNFSGNQLSVHFVKIFYGVLGNKGINVSNSSCFIVFLITRFAAH, translated from the exons GTTAGGCAAAGGTCTTATGGGAGGCCGCCGGGTTGCCCAACTGGTGTGCACAGGAATCTCAGTGACAATACCAACTTGTCACTACCAGCAGACC CCGACGAACGAGGAGCAAGGAGTCATGCCATCACGAGAAGAAGAGGGGCTATTAAACACCACAAAGTTCATAATGTCAAAGGCCATTATTTTGTCGCCAAATTTTTCCGGCAACCAACTTTCTGTGCATTTTGTAAAGATTTTTTATG GGGTTTTGGGAAACAAGGGTATCAATGTCAGT AACTCCTCATGCTTCATTGTTTTCCTCATCACTCGTTTTGCAGCTCACTAG